In Nocardioides ginsengisegetis, a single window of DNA contains:
- a CDS encoding HpcH/HpaI aldolase/citrate lyase family protein, with protein MSDFTPLRSVLYMPSSNERALEKAKAIACDGLILDLEDAVAPDAKPAAREAAAAAAASGEYGRRTVTIRVNGIGTQWHDDDIVAAAQAGPAGVVVPKVNSADEVRALVAALEKAGAPDHTRLWAMVETPEAVFNVREIAAASDRLAVLVMGTNDLVKELYAEHVPGRAPLLTSLSLSLLAARAAGVAILDGVYNDVKNIDGFLAECQQGREMGFDGKTLIHPGQVEGANTAFAPSESAVEDARGILAAWEEGKGSGVVTYNGKMVENLHVESAERTLSIHEAITALGV; from the coding sequence ATGAGTGACTTCACCCCCCTGCGCTCGGTCCTCTACATGCCGAGCTCCAACGAGCGGGCGCTGGAGAAGGCCAAGGCGATCGCCTGCGACGGCCTGATCCTCGACCTCGAGGACGCCGTGGCCCCCGACGCCAAGCCCGCCGCCCGTGAGGCCGCCGCCGCGGCCGCCGCGTCGGGCGAGTACGGCCGCCGTACGGTCACCATCCGCGTCAACGGCATCGGCACCCAGTGGCACGACGACGACATCGTCGCCGCCGCCCAGGCCGGCCCGGCGGGCGTGGTGGTCCCCAAGGTCAACAGCGCCGACGAGGTCCGCGCCCTGGTCGCCGCGCTGGAGAAGGCCGGCGCCCCCGATCACACCCGCCTGTGGGCGATGGTCGAGACGCCCGAGGCGGTGTTCAACGTCCGCGAGATCGCGGCGGCCTCCGACCGGCTCGCGGTCCTGGTCATGGGCACCAACGACCTCGTCAAGGAGCTGTACGCCGAGCACGTCCCGGGCCGCGCACCGCTCCTGACCTCGCTCTCGCTCTCGCTGCTGGCCGCGCGCGCCGCCGGCGTCGCGATCCTCGACGGCGTCTACAACGACGTGAAGAACATCGACGGCTTCCTCGCCGAGTGCCAGCAGGGCCGCGAGATGGGCTTCGACGGCAAGACCCTGATCCACCCCGGCCAGGTCGAGGGCGCCAACACGGCGTTCGCGCCGAGCGAGTCGGCCGTCGAGGACGCCCGCGGGATCCTCGCGGCGTGGGAGGAAGGCAAGGGGTCCGGCGTCGTGACCTACAACGGCAAGATGGTGGAGAACCTCCACGTCGAGTCCGCCGAGCGGACGCTCTCGATCCACGAGGCGATCACCGCGCTCGGCGTGTGA
- a CDS encoding HpcH/HpaI aldolase/citrate lyase family protein, which translates to MPSSSRSAKDFFRPLAVGAPTPLTEVPARPSRAIHFFDPSNEKMAAKIPAMVGTVDVLLGNLEDAVKADNKVAAREGLVKIAQGTDFGPTQLWTRINALDSPWVLDDLTTLVPAIGDKLDVIMVPKVQGAEDIHYVDRLLAQLEAKAGLDRPILVHAILETARGVANVEEICGASPRMQGLSLGPADLAADRRMKTTRVGGGHPGYLVRQDPTKSSDGIEVGERATYQQDLWHYTIARMVDACAMHGIYPYYGPFGDIADEVACEDQFRNAFLLGCVGTWSLHPKQIAIANRVFSPSVEDIKHARRVVAAMGDGTGAVMLDGKMEDDASLKQCLVMVRLAEELAAIDPELKKQYDAIEVPA; encoded by the coding sequence ATGCCCAGCAGCAGCCGTAGCGCCAAGGACTTCTTCCGCCCCCTCGCCGTGGGGGCCCCGACCCCCCTGACCGAGGTCCCGGCCCGCCCCAGCCGGGCGATCCACTTCTTCGACCCGAGCAACGAGAAGATGGCCGCCAAGATCCCGGCCATGGTCGGCACCGTCGACGTCCTGCTCGGCAACCTCGAGGACGCCGTCAAGGCCGACAACAAGGTCGCCGCCCGCGAGGGCCTGGTGAAGATCGCCCAGGGCACCGACTTCGGGCCCACCCAGCTCTGGACCCGGATCAACGCCCTCGACAGCCCCTGGGTCCTCGACGACCTGACCACGCTCGTGCCGGCCATCGGCGACAAGCTCGACGTGATCATGGTGCCGAAGGTGCAGGGCGCCGAGGACATCCACTACGTCGACCGGCTGCTCGCCCAGCTCGAGGCCAAGGCCGGACTGGACCGGCCGATCCTCGTGCACGCGATCCTCGAGACCGCCCGCGGCGTGGCCAACGTCGAGGAGATCTGCGGCGCCAGCCCGCGCATGCAGGGCCTCTCCCTCGGCCCGGCCGACCTCGCGGCGGACCGCCGCATGAAGACCACCCGCGTCGGCGGCGGCCACCCCGGCTACCTCGTCCGCCAGGACCCGACCAAGTCCTCCGACGGCATCGAGGTCGGCGAGCGCGCGACCTACCAGCAGGACCTCTGGCACTACACGATCGCCCGGATGGTCGACGCCTGCGCGATGCACGGCATCTACCCCTACTACGGCCCCTTCGGCGACATCGCCGACGAGGTCGCGTGCGAGGACCAGTTCCGCAACGCCTTCCTGCTCGGCTGCGTCGGCACGTGGAGCCTGCACCCCAAGCAGATCGCCATCGCCAACCGGGTCTTCAGCCCCAGCGTCGAGGACATCAAGCACGCCCGCCGCGTGGTCGCGGCCATGGGTGACGGCACCGGCGCGGTGATGCTCGACGGCAAGATGGAGGACGACGCCTCCCTCAAGCAGTGCCTGGTGATGGTGCGGCTGGCCGAGGAGCTCGCCGCGATCGACCCCGAGCTGAAGAAGCAGTACGACGCGATCGAGGTGCCCGCATGA